Genomic segment of Kibdelosporangium phytohabitans:
GGCGTTCGTGTGCGGTTCCTGGTCGTTCGGGTCGACGACCCGGCCGCCCCACAGCACGTTGTCGAACGCGAGCACGCCACCCGGCCGCAGCAGCCGTACGCCGTGCTCGTAGTAAGCCGGGTACTCCGTCTTCAGCGCGTCCACGAAGATCAGGTCGTAGCCCGAGTCGGTCAGCCTCGGCAGCACGTCCAGCGCGCTGCCCATGATCAGCCTTGTCCTGCCGGGCGCCACCCCGGCTCCCGCGAACGCCTGCCGGGCCGCCGCCTGGTGCTCCGGCTGCACGTCTATCGACGTCAGCACGCCGTCCTGGGCCATGCCGCGCAGCAGGTAGAGGCCGCTGAGCCCCGCTCCCGTGCCGATCTCGACCACTGCTTTCGCCTGCAGGGCCGTGGCGAGGAACTGCAGCGCCGCGCCTCCCGCCGGGCCTATCGGCACGCAGCCGAGCTCACGTCCGCGCGCTCGTGCCGCGCTCAGGGTCTCGTCCTCGGCCAGGTAGTCCTCGACGTAGTCGCGCAGCCCGGCCGGCCATTCGGGTGTCACGCCTCGCGAGGTTAGCGGCGCCGGCCCCGAATCCGGGAGAACGCGCCGATCGTGTGGATTCTCAGGTTCGTCTTAGCTGACTCTCACCCACCCCATAACGCCGTGCACGAAGCTGTGGACATCAAGGGGAGTCGCACAGCCGAAGTGGGGAACACCGTGAACGAGTCCGTCGTTGCAACAGACAGTGGGCAGGCGAGTCCGCGGGAGGGTACCCACCTGATGAGCGATTCCGACGTCGCACTGGCGACGCCAGTCGAGCTGGACGACCAGCCGACGTGGACACCGCCGACCTGGGACGAGGTCGTGCGGGAACACGGCGACCGGGTCTACCGGCTCGCGTACCGCCTCACCGGCAACTCGCACGACGCCGAGGACCTCACCCAGGAGACCTTCATCCGGGTCTTCCGGTCGCTCGCGTCGTACAAACCGGGCACCTTCGAGGGCTGGCTGCACCGCATCACCACGAACCTGTTCCTCGACATGGCGCGGCGCCGTTCGCGGCTGCGCATGGAGGGGCTGCCCGAGGACACCGACCGGCTCGCGGGCGACGACCCCTCGCCCGAGCAGGTCTACTCGGAGACCCACCTCGACCCCGATCTGCAGGCCGCGCTCGACGAGCTGCCGCCGGAGTTCCGGGCCGCCGTCGTCCTCTGCGACGTCGAGGGCCTGTCGTACGAGGAGATCGGTGCGACCCTCGGGGTCAAGCTGGGTACTGTTCGCAGCAGGATTCACCGTGGCCGTCAGGCCCTGCGCGCCTCGCTCGAGCGGCGCCGTGGATTGACCCGGGAGGCATCCGCATGACCGACCTGCGCGGGTGGAATCTGCCCGAGCAGCACTTGATGCCGGACGCGGTCGTGGCGTTCGTGGACGGTGAGCTGTCCGCGGGTGCCCGCAACCGGGCCGCCGCGCACATGATCAGCTGCTCACTGTGTGCCACGGAGATCGCGGCGCAACGGCAGGCACGTGCGGCTGTCCGCAGGGCGAACGCCCCGTCGATGCCCGCCGGGCTGCTGGCCAGCCTGCAGGCGATCCCGCAGAACACCGAGCTGCCGGGAATGCCGGACGGGCTCGCCGTCACCGACGACGGCCAGTTGGTCGCCGTCCAGCGGCCGGACCGCGTCGGCAACGCGACGAGCACCCCGCTCGGCGCCAAGCCCGCGCTGGGTTCGCAGCCGCGGCTCGGTGAAGGCCCGAACGTGCTCGGCCGCGGCCGTCGCACGGCTCAAGGCGCGGGAGTCGTCGTCTCCGGCCTGGTGCTCGGTGCGCTCGCGCTCGTCGCGCCGTCCGGTGCGCCCGCGTCCAACGGTGACGCGTCCGCCCCTGTCGCACCCGCGCCCGCCAAGGCGCCCGTGC
This window contains:
- a CDS encoding O-methyltransferase is translated as MTPEWPAGLRDYVEDYLAEDETLSAARARGRELGCVPIGPAGGAALQFLATALQAKAVVEIGTGAGLSGLYLLRGMAQDGVLTSIDVQPEHQAAARQAFAGAGVAPGRTRLIMGSALDVLPRLTDSGYDLIFVDALKTEYPAYYEHGVRLLRPGGVLAFDNVLWGGRVVDPNDQEPHTNALREVTRLVKDDDRLVPVLLPIGDGLLVAAKTA
- the sigE gene encoding RNA polymerase sigma factor SigE; this translates as MSDSDVALATPVELDDQPTWTPPTWDEVVREHGDRVYRLAYRLTGNSHDAEDLTQETFIRVFRSLASYKPGTFEGWLHRITTNLFLDMARRRSRLRMEGLPEDTDRLAGDDPSPEQVYSETHLDPDLQAALDELPPEFRAAVVLCDVEGLSYEEIGATLGVKLGTVRSRIHRGRQALRASLERRRGLTREASA